The Urocitellus parryii isolate mUroPar1 chromosome 6, mUroPar1.hap1, whole genome shotgun sequence genome includes a window with the following:
- the Ccdc197 gene encoding uncharacterized protein CCDC197, translating into MDTAQGADPSDPGDKDGDLQVLLQELCQLQAKQRKLKRAVQRHQVFEDYLMKVLKKIPKGTSLREEPESALVEAMVRHYGRLLTASQEARKCLDTFSQMNQSLLQSLEFLEEGHRTLVPSLKIQLCQLQKKCHSTQWQRLKYSISYQKDVGVDTHPHIRKYNGQLLDYLQLTVDNMARQCSRAAHRVPESLGLFSKLDWIKEFMLDKMEMVRTNSQLTEPRECWAADSAKDQEPRSFPKPCGSFPKKQDPSPSTPQTPVLGAQASECSGPHPGPTASGPVLYPPRLFSHHRQPMGAGEIALVGDFGLVLGFGACVLRPEDRLEQPGGQGVAL; encoded by the exons ATGGACACAGCCCAAGGAGCTGATCCAAGCGATCCTGGTGACAAGGACGGGGACCTGCAGGTGCTGCTGCAGGAGCTCTGCCAGCTGCAGGCCAA GCAGAGGAAGCTGAAGAGAGCCGTGCAGAGGCACCAGGTGTTCGAGGACTACCTGATGAAGGTCCTCAAGAAAATCCCCAAAGGTAC CAGCCTTCGGGAGGAGCCGGAGTCGGCCCTGGTGGAGGCCATGGTGCGGCACTACGGGCGGCTCCTCACGGCCAGCCAGGAGGCCCGGAAGTGCCTGGACACCTTCTCCCAGATGAACCAGTCCCTCCTCCAGAGCCTGGAGTTCCTGGAGGAGGGCCATAGGACTCTGGTGCCG AGCCTCAAGATCCAGCTGTGTCAGCTGCAGAAGAAGTGTCACAGCACCCAGTGGCAGAGGCTGAAATACAGCATCAGCTACCAGAAAGACGTGGGCGTGGACACACATCCACACATCCGGAAATACAAT GGCCAGCTGCTGGACTACCTGCAACTGACCGTAGACAACATGGCCCGGCAGTGCAGCCGCGCGGCCCACAGAGTGCCCGAGAGCCTGGGCCTCTTCTCCAAGCTCGACTGGATCAAG GAATTCATGTTGGACAAAATGGAGATGGTGAGGACGAACTCACAGCTCACAGAACCCAGGGAGTGCTGGGCAGCGGACAGTGCCAAGGACCAGGAGCCCAGGAGCTTCCCCAAGCCCTGCGGGAGCTTTCCAAAGAAGCAGGATCcctcccccagcaccccccagACCCCCGTTCTCGGTGCCCAGGCCTCCGAGTGCTCCGGCCCTCACCCAGGGCCCACAGCATCAGGACCAGTCCTGTACCCGCCTCGCCTCTTTTCTCACCACCGCCAGCCCATGGGGGCAGGGGAga TTGCACTCGTCGGAGACTTTGGTCTCGTCCTTGGGTTCGGCGCCTGCGTCCTGCGTCCTGAAGACCGGCTTGAACAGCCTGGAGGCCAGGGAGTTGCCCTTTGA